The Pyxidicoccus sp. MSG2 DNA segment ACGACTGGTCCTGGTGGCCAGTGGAACGAAGTCCTGGGTTCGCACCTTGGCGGCGACGGAACTCGATGAGTCGGTGGATGCGAGATTGGAGCCACTGAACTTGCAGGTTCCTACTTCGACCGTCCCGGGGGCGGATGGCATGCTGCCTTTGGGAGGCCCCGAAATTCCTTTCCAGATGACCGATTCGCTTCCCGCGCGGATGCTTTTGGAAGAGGGGAAGAAGCCTTCGCGACCGAAGGCGCGTGCGAGGTGGATGGTGCTCGACCCCAAGCACACCTACACGGCCTGGATAGCCAGGACGGGGAATGCCTTACCCGTATCCGATCAGGTGCCAGATCATTTGATGGAACAGCGCCTGTTGATGGCGGTGCCTGATGATGTGGGCCTGCCTCAGTCCTCGGTCGCCCAGGTTCTCACCGACAAGCCGAGCGCCTTGCCGCCCGCAGAGGTGGTCTATTTCTTCTTCCTGGAGAACTCCGGTGATGGGCTGGGTGGATCTGAGTTCGTCGTGATCAACGTTCGAGATGAAGTCACCAGGGAGACTGTCTCGCTGGGAGTCGACGCGGAGCTGCACTCGCAGGAGGCTCTCCCGAGTTCGCAGGCGCTGATTCGCAATCTCCTCGAAGAGCGGCGCTATGTCGTAGAGGTCAGGAACCTCGGTGAGGACAAGGGGGAGTTGATCATGATCACGCCACCCGGGGGCCGGGTGTCTGGCAGGGAGGCCTGGAAGTTGGTGCAGGGTCTTGAGGCGGGGCGGTATGAGGTGTCTGGCGTTCAGCAGATGGAATTTGCAATGCCTCGCAGGAAAGGTGCTGAGACGACGGCAAGGTTGGAAGTGACGGTTGACGTCGTCGACGATGTTCAAGTGCCTTCGGATGGTGCTGCATCAGCGGAGGATTCCTCCGTGTCTCGTGAGTGGACGCCCTTGCAGCAAGGGCGGGACTTGATTCGCCGCAATCAGTTGCGTGCGGCGCAGCAGCAGTTCATGGAATGTGTGAGCTGGAAGCCGTATTCGCATTGGTGTCATCTGGAGTTGGGGCGGGTGAGCAGCCGTCTTGGAGACATTGAGTTGGCGGAGAAGAGCTACTCGCGCTATCTGCAACTGGAACCCTCCGGAACGGGGGCCTCCGAGGCTCTCAAGTTCGTTGCTGGCATGTTGAAGAGCCGCCAGCGGTAGCGCTCCACGATGTTCCTCTTCCTGTCGAAGGTGCTCGACCTCTTCCTGGCGCCGCTGACCTGGGCGCTGCTGTTCCTGCTGGCCGGGGCGCTGCTGCGCAGGCGCGTGCGCGTGGCGAGGCTGCTCACCGCGCTGGGGCTCCTGATGCTCTACGCCTTCTCCACGGAGCCGGTGTCGTCGGCGCTGATGCGGGCGACGGAGGCTGGCGCCGTGTCCACCTTCCGTCCCGACGTGACGTATGACGCCGTCATCGTCCTGGGCGGCGGGTTGGACCCCGTGGCCACCGAGCGCTCCGGTCGGCCCGAGTACAACGCCGCCCCCGAGCGCCTGCTGCGCGGCTTCGAGCTCCTGCTCGAGGGGCGGGCGCGAAGGGTGCTCATCTCCGGAGGCTCGCTGGACCCGAGGCCCCAGGCGGTGGTGGAGGCGGACGTGCTGTCGAAGCAGCTCCAGGCGTGGGGCATTCCCTCGGAGCGCATCTTCACTGAGGGCCGCAGCCGCAACACGCGGGAGAACGCGGTGGGGTCCGAGCGCATCATCCGCGAGCAGGGGTGGAAGACGCTGCTCCTGGTGACGAGCGCCGCGCACATGCCGCGTGCGGCCGGCTGCTTCGCGGCGGTGGGCCTGCGGCCGGACACGCTGCCGGTGGACATCCGCACGTCGTCCACGCCCCTGCGGCGGATGAGCTGGCTGCCCCGCGCGGGCAACCTCAACCAGAGCACGGACGCGCTGCGCGAGCTGGCGGGGCGCGTCGTCTACGCGCGGCGCGGGTGGACGGTACGCTGAGCGCTACTTGCCCGGCTGCGCCGGCCGGCGAGCGTCCTTCGTCGGTGTGCTTGTGCCAACGCGGGCAATCCGGCCATCTCCCTTTGCGCGCGGCGCGGGCCTGCCGGTGCGGAACGCCTCGGCCAGCACGTCCAGCGGGGTGCGCCCGTCCTTCATCGCGGGGGTGGTGGGCTGGCCCTTCAGCATCTCGTAGCCGTCCTTGCCGCTGGCGAGGAAGCTCAGCGTGGCGAGCCGGTACGTGCCTTCCGCGTCCAGCGGCTTGCCGCCCACCTTCACGTCCACCACGCGCGCTCCCGCGGGGCGGGCCGGGTCGTACGTGAAGCGCAGGCCGGAGACCTGAAGGAAGCGGCCGGGCTTCGCGTCCTCGCGGCTCAGGCTGACGCCGTTCTCCAACGCCGCCTTCAGCGTGGCCCCCTTCACCTCCACCACCACCAGCGCGTCCTCGTACGGGAGGATGGCGTGCAATTCGCGCCGCGTCACCACGCCCGCCGGCAGCACCGCGTCCGCGCGCAGGGCGCCTCCATTCACCAGGGCCACGTCCGCGCCGGACGCCGCGCGGAAGGCATCCGCGACGAAGGAGCCCAGGTTCGTCTCGCGCGTGCGAACCTCCGAGGCGCGCGCCTCCAGCGCCACCGGCGTGCGGCCCACGCGCTCCGAGAGCCGGGCGAAGAGCGGCTCGTAGGCCTTCATGGCCGCGTTGAACTCCGCGTCCTCCGGCACCTTGCGCGTGACGGGCATCCGCTTCCACGTGGCCTTGCGCAGCACGCCCGTCGTCGCATCCACGTCCAGCGTGAGCCGGCCCAGCTCCACCGCGTCCGCGGGCACCTTGAAGATGGGCGTCCCGGTGGTGCGGTCCTCCGCGCCCACGTGGTCATGCCCGCCGAGGATGGCATCCACCTTCACGCACTTCGCGAGCGCGCGGTCCTGCTCCAGCGTCAGGTGCGTCAGCCCCACCACCACGCTGGCGCCCGCCTCGCGCAGCTTCGTCACCGCGGCCCGCGACGCCTCGCAGGAGTCCCCGAAGTTCGTATCCGGCCCGGCCTTGGAGGTCGTCTTCGTCTCGGTCACCACCACGCCGAACAGGCCCAGCTTGATGCCGCCCACCTCGCGCACGTCGTACGCCTTCACGCCCGCGAACAGCTCGCCCGTCTTCGCGTCCGTCACGTTGGCGCCCAGCCAGGTGAAGCGCGACTCCTGGATGCGCTCGCGCAGCGTCTCGTCGCCGAAGTCGAACTCGTGGTTGCCCAGCACCGCGTAGTCCAGGCCGAGCGCGTTCCACGCATCAATCATCTGCCGGCCCTTGAGCGCCTTGCCGTCCACCACCAGGAGCGACTCCACGGACGGAGAGAGCGTGTCGCCGCCCAGCACCGTCAGCACGTCCGGCGTCTCCTTCAGCACCTGCTTGCGCAGCGTGGCCACCCGCGCCAGCCCGCCCCGGCGTCCCTCCTCCACCGGTTGCACCTGGTACACGTCCGCCAGGTGGAGCAGCGTCACCTTCCGCGAGGCAGGGGCGGCCGGCGCGGAGGGCTGCGCCCCCGAGGCACGGCCCGCGGCCAGCACCATGGCCAACGCGAGCGGCAGGAGCATGGCCCCGCGTCGGGCCGGCGCTGTCGTCTTGGTCATCTCGTCTCCAGGGGGCGCCCCCGGGCGCCGCGCAGTCCGCCGGGAGTAGCGCAGTCGGCTTTCGAACGCGAGCACCCCCGCCTTCACCCCGCGTGCGAGACAAGCGCAACGCGGTGAAGTGACGGCAACGATTGATGCGGCGCGTCATCGTGGAAAGTTACAGGAAAGCGACTTCCCGCATTTGCCGAGACTTCACGGCGATTGCTAGGACGCCCGGTAACCAAGGGAGGTCGTCATCATGCGGGACCGCATCAGGTGGAGTGCACTGCTACTGGCCGGCTTGCTGGGCTGTGGCGAACCGGCGCTCGAGACGCAGCAGCGCTCCAGTCCGGAGACAGCGCAGGTCGTCCAGCAGCTCGCCGCTTCGACGCGCCCCGGCATGGGCGCCTCCGTCTACTGGGTGAACAACGCGATTGCCGGCACCACGTTCCGCACCTGGGCGCCCCTGGCGCAGAAGGTCTGGGTGAAGGGCGATTTCAGCAGTTGGGGCCTCCTCGAGCTGAGCAAGGAGTTCGTCAACGGCACCTGGAACGGCAACTGGTCCGGTGACGTGGCCGCTGGGAGGCCGGGCCACAAGTACAAGTACGTCACGCGCAACGCATGGGGCGGCGACGCGGAGCACGCGGACCCTCGCTCGGCGTGGCAGGAGAACTCATCCGGCGCGAGCATCATCTACAACCAGAGCGAGTACTTCTGGAACTCGCAGCAGTTCAGCACCCCCGCCTTCAACCAGATGGTCATCTACGAGATGCACGTCGGTACGTTCTACGACTCGCCCGGTGGCGGCCCGGGCAACTGGACCAGCGCGATTGCGAAGCTCGACTACCTGCGCGACCTGGGCATCAACATGATTGAAGTCATGCCGCCGTACGAGTTCGCCGGTGACTTCTCCTGGGGCTACAACGCGGCCTATCCCTTCGCGCCGGAGAGCGCGTACGGCAGCCCCAACGACATGAAGCGCTTCGTGGACGAGGCGCACTACCGCGGCATCGGCGTCATCTTCGACGTGGTGCACAACCACTACGGCCCGAGCGACCTGCCCATGTGGTGCTTCAGCGGCGACTGCCTGGGCTCGGGTGGCGAGTACTTCTACAACGACTGGCGCAAGAACACGCCGTGGGGCAGCACGCGTCCGGACTACGGCCGCCCCGAGGTCCGTGCGTACATCCGCGACTCGATGATGAGCCTGACGAACGCCTACCGCGCCGACGGCCTGCGCTGGGACGCCACCAAGTTCATGCGCACCTCGGACGGCAATGACGCCAACGGCATTCCGGATGCCTGGAAGGTGTTCCGCTCCATCAACCGCGAAATCAACGCGACGCAGCCCTGGAAGATCAGCATCGCCGAGGACTTCGGCGCGGGTGACTCCATCACCAATGACTCCACGTCCGACGACTCGGGTGGCGGCAGCTTCGACGCGCAGTGGGCGGGCGAGTTCGTGCACCCGGTCCGCCAGGCCGTCATCGAGATGAACGACAGCAACCGCGACATGAACGCGGTGAAGAACGCCATCACCCAGGGCTTCAGCGGGCGGCACACCGCGCGCATCATCTACACGGAGAGCCACGACGAGGTCGCCAACGGCCACGCCCGAGTGCCGGAGGAGATCTGGCCGGGGCAGGCGGGCAGCTGGGCGGCGAAGAAGCGCTCCACGCTGGCGGCGGGCATCGCCTTCACCTCGCCCGGCATCCCCCTCATGTTCCAGGGCCAGGAGATTCTGGAGGACGGCTACTTCTCCGACGGCGACCCGGTGGACTGGAACAAGCTGAACTCCTACGGCGGCATCAAGACGATGTACCGCGACATGATCCGCCTGCGCCGCAACTGGTTCAACAACACCCGCGGCCTGCGCGGCGGCAACGTGAACGTCTACCACGTCAACAACACCGGCAAGGTGATTGCCTACCACCGCTGGGAGAACGGTGGCCCGGGCGATGACGTGGTCATCGTCGCCAACTTCAGCGGCACCTGGTTCCAGAACTACAACGTCGGCTTCCCGCGCGGGGGCCTCTGGTACGCGCGCTTCAACAGCGACTGGAACGGGTACTCGTCCGACTTCGGCAACACGGCGACGGTGGACACCAACGCCAACGGCAGCGCCAAGGATGGCCTGCCCAACAGCGCCAACATCGCCCTTGGCCCCTACTCGCTGGTCATCTTCTCGCAGTAACGCGTGACGGTGGAGCAGGGCGCCCGGCTCATGCTGGAGCCAGGGCGCCCCTGCTCACACGTGGTAGCGGCGGCCCTGCGCGAGCGGTTCGATGACGCTCGCGCCGGTGTCGAAGTCGTCCGGGTAGTGGATGAGCCGCATCCGGGCGCGCAACTCCGCGGGCAGCGCCGCGAGCTTCTCGTAGGGCGTGTGCACGCCGTAGTTCGTCTCGTGAATCATCAGGTCCGCCTCCGAGAGCCAGTCGATGAGGCCCTCGTCGAAGGCGGTGTCCGCGCTGTAGCCCAGGCACCGGCCCCCCGCGTGGATGCGCAGCGCGGTGGTGGGCACGTGGTGGTACGTCATGCGGCTCTCGATGAGGAATGGCCCGTGCCGCACGGTGGACTCGGTGGAGAGCGGCGTGTGCTCGTAGTAGTCCTCGAAGTGCTTCTCATTGGGGGCGGCGCCGTGGCGCTCGATGAGGCACTCCATGCCGGCGGCGAGGTGGCCCTCCCAGAGGCGGTCCGCCACGGCGGGGTGGGCGAGCACCTCCAGCTTCTTCTTCAGCACGAAGAAGGAGAAGTAGCCCAGGCCCTCCAGGCCCGACGCGTGGTCGGCGTGCAGGTGGGTGAGGGCCACGGCGCTGACGCGGTCCGCGTCCAGGGCCACGCCGGAGGACTCGGAGGCCTCGCGCATCATCTTCCGGATGGGGTGCGGGCAGTCCACGAGCAGCACCTGTCCGTCGGCCTCGACGGCGATGCACGAGGAGTAGCGCAGGGCGGAGAAGGCGTCACCGACGCCGAGGGTGACGAAGGACAGGCTCATGGCTGGCTCCGGGCAGAGGGGGCGAGGCGTTCTCTCAGCTTGGCCGCGACGGCGGGCGGGCAGAAGGCGGAAACGTCCTCGCCGCGCGCGACGCGCTCCTTCAGTCCGCTGCTGCTCACCTCGGCCAGGTGCGCCTCGGCGGGAAGGAAGAGGGTGGACAGCTCCGGTGCGAGGGCGCGGTTGTTCTGCGCCAGCTCCGTCTCGAACTGGGCATCGGTGGCGCCGCGCACCCCGCGCAGGAGCACGCTGGCGCCAATCTCGCGCGCGAAGTCCACGATGAGGCCTTCCGTGCGCGCCACGGTGACGTTGGGGTGCAGCCGCACGGCCTCGCGCACCAGGGCCATGCGCTCGTCGGCGGACAGCAGGGAGTGCTTGTTGGGATTGACGGCCACCACGACGACGACGTGACCGAAGAGGCGCGCGGCCTGGCGGACGACGGACAGGTGCCCGGCGGTGACGGGGTCGAAGCTGCCGGCGTAGACGGCGATGGTCATGACGACACCTCGGGCGCCGCCCCGGACGACACCGCCGGGGGCGGATGGAAGGTGAGGGCGGCGTAGAGCGTGCCGGCGACGCACAGGGCGGCGGACAGGGCGAAGTGCATGGAGTAGCCGAGCGCGGCGGCGCTGAAGCCACTCACCGCGGCCGCGGCGCCGGTGGCCAGCACCACCAGCGAGGCCTGCACGGTGTAGTCCGTGGCGGCGTGCTCGGGGCGGCAGGCGTCCATCATCGCGGTGAAGACGGCGGCGGTGGCCATGCCGCTCGCCACGTGCTCCACCGCGCAGACGGCGGTGAGCAGGGACAGGGACGCGGGGCCGCGCGCGGCGAGGGCATACAGCAGCACCGCGCCGGCCTGGGTGGCGCCGAAGAGGAGCAGCGCGCGGCGCCGGCCCAGCCGCACCACGAGGCCGCCGCCGAGGAGCGCGCCCAGCAGCCCCGCGGTGAAGCCCACGCCGCCGAGCATCCAGCCGATGTCCGTGAGCGTCAGCCCCGAGTCCACGAGGAACGTGCGCAGCATGCCCGTGGCCAGGGACTCGCCCGCCTTGTAGACGACGAGCAGCGTGAGCCACGCCGTCGCGCCCGGCCGCCGCAGCCACCAGGACAGGCCGAGGCTCTGCGCGGGAGGAGGCTCGGAAGGGGGCTCGCGGTAGAGGGCAATGGGCACCGTGGCGGCGAGCAGCAGGCCGCCCAGCGCGAGGAACGTGGGGCGCCAGCCCACCGCGTCGAAGACGGCGAGCATCAGTCCACCGCCGAGAATCATGCCCACGCGGTAGGCGGCCACCTGCACGCCGTTGCCCCAGCCGCGCTCGGCGGGCGCGAGCAGGTCCACCGCGAGCCCGTCCGTGGCCACGTCCTGCGTGGCGGCCAGGAGATTCACGCCCAGCACCGCGGCCATCAGCACGTGGGTGTCCAGGCCCGCCGAGGGCAGCGCGAGCGACAGGAGCAGCGCCGCGGACAGGACCTGCAAGGGGAGGATGTAGCCGCGCCGCCGTCCCCACCTCGCGGAGCCGTGGCGGTCCATGGGCGGCGCCCAGAGGAACTTGAGCGCCCACG contains these protein-coding regions:
- a CDS encoding YdcF family protein; its protein translation is MFLFLSKVLDLFLAPLTWALLFLLAGALLRRRVRVARLLTALGLLMLYAFSTEPVSSALMRATEAGAVSTFRPDVTYDAVIVLGGGLDPVATERSGRPEYNAAPERLLRGFELLLEGRARRVLISGGSLDPRPQAVVEADVLSKQLQAWGIPSERIFTEGRSRNTRENAVGSERIIREQGWKTLLLVTSAAHMPRAAGCFAAVGLRPDTLPVDIRTSSTPLRRMSWLPRAGNLNQSTDALRELAGRVVYARRGWTVR
- a CDS encoding bifunctional metallophosphatase/5'-nucleotidase; this translates as MTKTTAPARRGAMLLPLALAMVLAAGRASGAQPSAPAAPASRKVTLLHLADVYQVQPVEEGRRGGLARVATLRKQVLKETPDVLTVLGGDTLSPSVESLLVVDGKALKGRQMIDAWNALGLDYAVLGNHEFDFGDETLRERIQESRFTWLGANVTDAKTGELFAGVKAYDVREVGGIKLGLFGVVVTETKTTSKAGPDTNFGDSCEASRAAVTKLREAGASVVVGLTHLTLEQDRALAKCVKVDAILGGHDHVGAEDRTTGTPIFKVPADAVELGRLTLDVDATTGVLRKATWKRMPVTRKVPEDAEFNAAMKAYEPLFARLSERVGRTPVALEARASEVRTRETNLGSFVADAFRAASGADVALVNGGALRADAVLPAGVVTRRELHAILPYEDALVVVEVKGATLKAALENGVSLSREDAKPGRFLQVSGLRFTYDPARPAGARVVDVKVGGKPLDAEGTYRLATLSFLASGKDGYEMLKGQPTTPAMKDGRTPLDVLAEAFRTGRPAPRAKGDGRIARVGTSTPTKDARRPAQPGK
- a CDS encoding alpha-amylase family glycosyl hydrolase — encoded protein: MRDRIRWSALLLAGLLGCGEPALETQQRSSPETAQVVQQLAASTRPGMGASVYWVNNAIAGTTFRTWAPLAQKVWVKGDFSSWGLLELSKEFVNGTWNGNWSGDVAAGRPGHKYKYVTRNAWGGDAEHADPRSAWQENSSGASIIYNQSEYFWNSQQFSTPAFNQMVIYEMHVGTFYDSPGGGPGNWTSAIAKLDYLRDLGINMIEVMPPYEFAGDFSWGYNAAYPFAPESAYGSPNDMKRFVDEAHYRGIGVIFDVVHNHYGPSDLPMWCFSGDCLGSGGEYFYNDWRKNTPWGSTRPDYGRPEVRAYIRDSMMSLTNAYRADGLRWDATKFMRTSDGNDANGIPDAWKVFRSINREINATQPWKISIAEDFGAGDSITNDSTSDDSGGGSFDAQWAGEFVHPVRQAVIEMNDSNRDMNAVKNAITQGFSGRHTARIIYTESHDEVANGHARVPEEIWPGQAGSWAAKKRSTLAAGIAFTSPGIPLMFQGQEILEDGYFSDGDPVDWNKLNSYGGIKTMYRDMIRLRRNWFNNTRGLRGGNVNVYHVNNTGKVIAYHRWENGGPGDDVVIVANFSGTWFQNYNVGFPRGGLWYARFNSDWNGYSSDFGNTATVDTNANGSAKDGLPNSANIALGPYSLVIFSQ
- a CDS encoding MBL fold metallo-hydrolase translates to MSLSFVTLGVGDAFSALRYSSCIAVEADGQVLLVDCPHPIRKMMREASESSGVALDADRVSAVALTHLHADHASGLEGLGYFSFFVLKKKLEVLAHPAVADRLWEGHLAAGMECLIERHGAAPNEKHFEDYYEHTPLSTESTVRHGPFLIESRMTYHHVPTTALRIHAGGRCLGYSADTAFDEGLIDWLSEADLMIHETNYGVHTPYEKLAALPAELRARMRLIHYPDDFDTGASVIEPLAQGRRYHV
- the coaD gene encoding pantetheine-phosphate adenylyltransferase translates to MTIAVYAGSFDPVTAGHLSVVRQAARLFGHVVVVVAVNPNKHSLLSADERMALVREAVRLHPNVTVARTEGLIVDFAREIGASVLLRGVRGATDAQFETELAQNNRALAPELSTLFLPAEAHLAEVSSSGLKERVARGEDVSAFCPPAVAAKLRERLAPSARSQP
- a CDS encoding MFS transporter; translation: MKTSTKLGLLSSLYLSQGLPFGFFTQALPVLLRKQGLSLPAIGLAHLLALPWALKFLWAPPMDRHGSARWGRRRGYILPLQVLSAALLLSLALPSAGLDTHVLMAAVLGVNLLAATQDVATDGLAVDLLAPAERGWGNGVQVAAYRVGMILGGGLMLAVFDAVGWRPTFLALGGLLLAATVPIALYREPPSEPPPAQSLGLSWWLRRPGATAWLTLLVVYKAGESLATGMLRTFLVDSGLTLTDIGWMLGGVGFTAGLLGALLGGGLVVRLGRRRALLLFGATQAGAVLLYALAARGPASLSLLTAVCAVEHVASGMATAAVFTAMMDACRPEHAATDYTVQASLVVLATGAAAAVSGFSAAALGYSMHFALSAALCVAGTLYAALTFHPPPAVSSGAAPEVSS